A region of the Portunus trituberculatus isolate SZX2019 chromosome 21, ASM1759143v1, whole genome shotgun sequence genome:
GGTGTaaaacgtaagagagagagagagagagagagagagagagagagagagagagagagagagaactttgttATAATACTGTATCTTAATTTACGTACATTTTGTTAAGTGTATCGTTTAGTGTCTATATCTTATTGCCGCTATCACCACTCTCTTTAGTCTAGTCCAGGAAATTTTAatagatttattttcttattcgtcCACTTATTGATTTCTGTAATTCAAACATCTTATCTTCCCCCACAGTTTAATttgatttcttcttattttttttttcaagatgtaAATAAGcagataagtaagtaagtaagtggaAGTGTGTGGAAGTGGGTAACATGATTCTTGGAGTAAAGGTTATGAATACCTACATGGCGCAAGGATGAAATTGTACCGTGATTAAACTGAAATGGTATGATTGTAATGATTGTGCTTCCCTAACTGCTTATTTCCGTAACTGCTGATACTTTTTTGCAGAGATTTCCATGTTATCGACGGGAAGTGCTCAAGAAACTACTGGGAGGATCTCGGTAggtgaagagaggggaaagtttCAATAACGTCCTTTAGAGATAGTTTAATTTGTTATATCTACATGATTTATGAGGAAACACCTTGAAAATACCTAAAAAATGTCTATTAGAGCCTGCTATCTCTGTTAAAACTTTATTAATCATGAGAAAactccttgaaaacaccaataccGTATATTAGAGCCTGTTGTCATCGTTAGAGCTTTATTGATATCGAGAAAACTcacataaaaactaaaaaaaaaaaaacctccttgaaaaccacaaaaacttCATGTGAAAGACGTTGAACATAGCTGAGATAAGACGCTAAAAAAATGTGGTCAAGCGGTGCCTCATTTAGTTACCATTTGCACAGGATTGCAGAGCTGGCAGCTGCTGGTGATCGCTCTCATCACCACCCTGTTCTTCCTGGCAGTGTTCGTGGGCTGCATATACTACGTCATACTCATGGCCATCAGGTGAGCACGCCGCGCAgtctgtttaaccccttcagtactgggacacatttttaacttgaggtttgtgtacgattagaccattttacttacattaagtctatggaggtcagaaaatcaatggccacaatcttcactatttcaatccctcataTAAGTTGTTGATAATGTatagaatcactaaatagtaaatagaacgaatatggaaacacgtcatgatatTTAAGGACCGGGTTAATATTTCCACTGATTGCTACATTATACTTTACTagaatttcatcttttctctttttttttcatccagtgtggcttacatttttttttttatgtaaaaggggaaaaaccgaccaagggcaacaaaaacggttaggtaaaaaggtccactgagatGCTTGTCCTCGAAAAGGGTGAATAAGTGAGGAGAGTTTTCctaaagaatgggataaatgtcttggaacCTATTCAGCTAGCTTTTGTTGTTCTAAGCCTCACTGTCAACACTCAATCACACGCACCACGACACTTATTTTGATACTGAATCCCAATGTCCATGCCTCCACAATGTGTCGTCACCTGTGAATCACAAAGAAGTTAGCCCacatctatttcctcctctaaaaaCTACTTGTAGATTGGACCTATAGGACGcacacaaaaaagtaaatagataaacaaacacataaaaaaaacgaaaaaaatagacaaatgaatagatgaacaaataaatagataaataaatagataaatggataaataaatagataaacgaatagataaaaagaaaaattgaaaaaaataagaaattaaagtaataaaaaataatgaaatatgggTATTTCCAAGCCAGTAGAGTAGGCCTTTACACTTGCCTCTTCctgtctaaaaaaaatataattcttATCCATAAATGTCAGATTTTTTTAAAGCCCTCTTTTAACTGTAGTAATGATCTGACTACTGCGTCTGTCCTTGTCATCTAACATTTTGACAACCaatctctatctttcttatttctatatATCTAACTTTACCGagcctcaatctctctctctctctctctctctctctctctctctctctctctctctctctgtaatcagTTTATCAGAGAGCCTCGTCTAAGATTCAAACACTTGTATTCAATGTTCGTTCTCGCAGGAGATTCAGAAAAACGCGCCCGTCAGGAGAGCCGGTGCCCACAGAGAGCTTCGTGGATAAAGGCGCTGCTGAGAAACAAAAGAGCGTGACAGGAAAAAGACCACCCCACGTCAAACAGGCAGAGAAGAAACACTccttcaagaaaaaaacacagagGTTGGAGGGAACAAGGGCACAGCTGAGGAGTGAGATGAACGTgctgagggaaaaggaggaggaagaaggggacgaGAGGAACAGAGGCACGTCAATGGTGgctgaggaaagaagaagcacGTCGGTGGTGGCTGAGGAGAGAAGAAGCACGTCGGTGGTgtatgaagagagaagaagaggcacATCGGTAgtggatgaggagaggagaagagtcaCGTCGAAGGTGgttgagaagaggagaggagcgtCCATGTTggttaaagagaggagaggcgcGTCGATGGTGGATGAGGAGACGGATGATGACGAGGTTCCTTCCACTTCCATCAGACCATTGACAAAGTTTATCCTGCCCCTGTACTACAGCAACGGCCACGGTGAGGTGCTAAGTGTAATGGAGTGGAGAGTGGCTTGTTATATGATTGCTGTATGGGGCAAGTAGAACATATTAAGTCTGCCACACAGGCTAGTCCGTGTAGGATGAGTtccttggcacacacacacacacacacacacacacacacacacacacacacacacacacacacacacacacacacacacacacacacacacacacacacacacacacacacacacacacacacacacagtctatgTTTTGTCCAAGTGAGCATTCCACTTGGTCTTGGTTTGATCTCATGCCTTCATATTCATCGTTCTTCCTTATATCTCGTGTATTGTCAGTGTTCTTGGCATTACACACATATCTAACGTTTCTGCAGCATGGTGACATCACAAGCTGCCACATTTCATCACAACAGGTAACGAGAACAGAGCGGGTAATCAGCGGCACAACCTTAGGCGCACAGATAGCCTCGGGTCGTGGTCCCTCTCGTCATGGGAGATGGAGCCTCTCGAGGCGGGTCTGGACTGGTGGCCCACAAGGCGACAGTTTCGTCGACCTGCCCACCAAGGGTAAGTTTATGTAGATATGAGCTATAACAAGCCAAAGGCCTCATGATGTACGGCGCTCATCCTCTCCATCGGTGGGTAAAAAATGTTGCGTACGATTTGGAATACTTAGGcactaaagaaaaaatcaacaacatGATATGTTACGGTgctgttatatttctttattgttaaaCGTTTAATAGCCAAAGCAGTATTGCTTACGAACTTTGGCCACTCTGCCACAGGCGCTTCGTTAAGCATTGCACTAAACATGCATTTCACTGGCTTTCTTTAAACTGGCATGCTGTCTTCCTTCACATTCTATGCTGCTCTTTGCGTCATTCCTTTGCTGTTGGTAGATAGTTCACTCTGCAGTGATGCTCCTCAGGTTATGTCTTGGTCCAGCTTATCTGTAATAATAGTGTGGTGGTCCGCAGGGAAAGTTGAGCAGGCCTCAACTTGTGCTACGGTGATTACTATATAGCCTGGCTGTCATTAAGTCATGAACGCTGATTGTCCTGTCGGTTCCTCGATCCTCGGCCGAACCCTGTCAAGATTTTCATTATATCAGTGTTGTTTAGAACAAGAAGTATtatattgtttcctcttcatttaatattattttactgattgTTCTAGATTGATAAGTGCAAGTTGTTGTCTCCGTATTTTTGAACGCTTTGATCTTCTTAAGAGCGATATCTGAAGGTCGCAAATATATTAGTTGACTGTAATCCCCATTGATGTTgaagaatccttgttaaactgtcactaaaattatgaaaacgAGCCAATTgaagataaataataagaagcagaggtgtttgagaatacggtcCTTGTTCTTAGTACGAGTGGTTCATTGCATGGAGCAAAGACAACCTGACTTCCCTGACATTGCCGATTGTACTCTAATTCATTCAATTCCCCACTCTTATTAGGCAGTGCCTCTTAACCACAGTGGAAGGAGCTTGAAGTGTGTAAGGATGAAATCGAGTCACGTCCTGCAATACTGGAAGGCTGGCTAGGGGCTGTGGGGTAGCGGGCGGCGGTTAGAGTATGGCAGCGCGGCAGTTACATCCTCGTTACGGCAGTTGCAGGTCAGATACTAAATTTTGTAATGACAGTACACTCAGCAGGATAATTGCTTGAACTTCTTGAAAAACTACTGGAATTTTTTAAGACTACTATGGCTTGGTCACTTAGGaaagataaacgaaaaaaagaagacagagatcAAAGAAAGATGGGAACAGTTTCAGAAATCTCACTGTTATGGAGTGTGACTTGTGTTTTCTCTGAATGTTAATTATTCTGATGTGTTGATAGTCTCCGGACATAACTTGACAACTGATAGATTTTCAGTAGATCACATGACTTGACGTAGACATTGTAGAGGGAAGACAGTTAACACTTTGGTTATACTCAGCTAGTGACATGACTGCACGACCTAGGTGGCCGCCAGAAACACCGACCCTGCATAGAGTggcaaaaaaatgtagaaagaagATGACTCATTTAAAAGGGAAGAAATTGCATGAAAAGCACAGTATGAAATTACTGTGACGTATGTTCATGCAATATTCAAACAAACAGTTCAATCGCATCACTGTATCGGCAGCCTTGGGTAAGGAGAGTGACTGTGCAAGGAGGGCTTTCATGGCTCCTGAATTTTGTTCTTGATTCAGAATTAGATACTCAAAAAATTGTTTCCCttgtgtgcaaaaaaaaaaaaaaaaaaaaaagaacctgcTCGCATTGGAGGAAGGATTTGTTTGCCTGTTAGTATTAAAATTTTCCAAGAACAGAGGATCACTTATCTACACCACCGTTTATATGCGGAGAAAATTTGATATAATGTAAAAAGGTAATTCCTCCCACCACTGTAGCAGACTTAATGAAATAATTAGTGTAGAGTACAGCAGCTAAAGTCTGATATAGCAAATAATTGTCACTTTCAGAGAGCCAATCAGGACAGTACGACCACTACTGCTCGACGGTACCGTCTCGGACAGTGAAGAGGACGAGTGACGGCTTCACCTGAATACAAAATATCACTTCATTTGCATCTAAAGTGAATGGAAGAGACGACACATTGAGTCACTAAAATTCTCAGGGATGTTTCCATGGTtctgatgatgataaaagagaggCTTAGGATtcatgggaaaaaaatactcaACAACCTGACTTAGTTATCTTCGTGGCTTTTTGAAAGTAATCCTCACGATTCTACGTAGTACTACTTTGCTACGAATTCTACGCCATCACAAGGAAAAATAACCATGATAACCTGAATGGTCGTATCTGTACTCTATGAAAATTGTTCTTATGAGAACGCTTCAAGATACGGGTAGATTTGGTAATAATTAAATGGAGACATGAACACTGGACAGGAATGTGGTACGTTCCTCGACCATTGAACAAGATGGTATAGCACAGCAGCATACACACAAGGCCTGTGATTAGAATGGTTGCAGGTGCTGTGCAGACTGATGTACTCACAGAAGCCACAGAAGAGACATCAAGAAAGTGTGGCCGGTATGCAGTACGGCTTCGTCACCTATATAACAAAAGGTGGGCCACAAGATTatggtgttttgttttccttgtgacAGTGTGCACCAAATGTATATCACGATAAAATTAATTGCATGGCAAAACAAATGAGATGTGTGAAGATTGGTCATTGTGATTACGATTGGTGGAGGTCTAtagcagaaaaggaaagagtaggtataaacaataaatagaagCCCCGAAAAAACCCCATAATATGAagatagaatataaaaaaaaaaaaaaaaaaagtgtagactAGGTCTgcgagatgaaaaaaagttaggGACCTAGCTAAACGTGGCCTCGGGGGCTCACATCCGTCTCATTGAGCAGTGAACGTGTGAGACATGATGGTGTCCAGAGGATTTGTTTTCAAAGGTTATTTCAGGTACTCATTATCGACCAGTCCCGAGGGAAGGATGAACAGCTGGGTGAGCTGTGGGTAAACTGCTCCAGCCTGGGGTCAAACTGCGTCCTGCGATTAAGGCTCTTCCACAActgtaaaacattttatttagattacatATATATTTGATAAACCATGTTCTTCGTCACACTGTGTATTTTCTGTATGATTAAATTTTGTTGATACCACTTTGATGAAACACTTTCATTTCACAGAATCATACATCATTCTCTGCCATGACTGGTGCCTCTTTTCCTACATAATTCATAAGGATGGGGGGAAAAGAAGGCGAAATGATCATAAAATGTCTCTCTATTTGTTTTGTGTCCAAAGACTTCATTCTTGAACACTCACACAAATCTTGTTATAGTGTCCTGACTCTTCACACACaaaggagagtggaggggagaagaaggaacagtAAACACGGGTCTTTAGAGCTGATTACTGCTAACCAACCGTCCTATATTCAGGAGCCCATTAGTTCAGTTACTTAACAACACTACATAGCCCCTGTATCTAACAAGGAATATCTTACATATTTATGCATTACAATGCTTTAGTTAACTGTACACATATAGAGGTCTTTTATGACACGTAGGAGTGAGTCGCTCGTTGTGCTCATGCGGAGTCTTGCCTGCGCGCGCAATGTCATCCAGATTGTGCATGCAGCCTGGGAAGTTACCCAATAATTTGGATAACACGACTTGCAGTTCATGGTCTCAGCCAAGGAAGCTTGAGGGGGGAAGGAGCTATCAATTCAGAGGTGGGAACCGATCCCTGGCATGTTCAATGAAACAAACTTGAGAGGGCAACACTGTCCACTATCGGCTCGAAACATGTAAACAAACCCAGAGCCCATCACAGTTCCATAACGCTGCTCATGCTTCTGTGCCAGCCTGTGATGCCTCTCGCCTCTGTTACTGTATGTGCAGCAAGAAAATCTCTACACTTCCTGGTGTTCAGCTGCATTAATTCCTCACAAATGCCAGAAGGTATGTATAGGTGTCTTTTCATAGATATTTTAGTCATTAGCAGAAAATACAGGGTGTCTTGAAGAAGGCAGTTAGAGCCAACGCCACCAGCTGCAACTTTTACTTGATGGATAAAATACCGCGGTGTGTGTAATGAATGCATATAATAGGAATGTCTTATGTAATAAGATATCTAGCATGTTTAAAGAGTTTCAAGTGAAATGTGTTGTGAAATGTGAGAACCAGCCTCTGAGGTGACATGGCCATCTCACTGCGGCAGGGCGGAAGTGTGTACTTGGTGTATTATATCAACTTGTGTTATACAGTATGTGATTTTCCGTATACGGACTTGGTATTATgttgatgaataagaaaacattgTGTGTGGTATTTGGTGTTAATATACCTGCATATTTCAGTATGCAAGTGGATAAGACTATTTCTGTGGCATTTATTCGTATGCAGTTCTTTCTCCAAACCGGATCTTGAAATATGAATGTGAaccatattttcattatttgtttcttctGCCTTACTGAAATATTCTCACTGTATGTACTTCCAAAATTCGAGTAAGAATTTCAGCAATTTCCATCTGGATCCAGTGACCACAGTACGTGGCTCCAAATCGTGAAAATAATGTGTGAAGCACAGGCAGTCTGTTAGCTCTGAATATTTTATCCCAACTGCATAAGACCTCGACTGAAGAACACAGCTTCGATTTCTGTAAACAAATTAACTTCAGGTACAATATTATATCCAACACAATTTCTGTGGCCCAGCCTCGCTTCCCACACTGGTGGTTGGAGTGACAGAAAACGGGAATGGTTAACTTTGCTAAACCTGCAAAGTGAATGTTGGCTTGGCACACGTGAATAAGGCAGTGTTAATGTATGAAGCAGGCGCCAGCTGTACCATGCCAGTGAGTGAGGGAGCAATGTAACGAAGCCTCTGTCATCCGCTCCAAATAATTCATCATTGAGTATTTAGAGTAAAAAGTTCCTCGATTGTTTATAAATGTTTTGAAGTCTTACAataattatttatgtattattattattattattattattattattattattattattattattattattattactgttattgttattattattgggtAGATAATAGCaatgccagtctctctctctctctctctctctctctctctctctctctctctctctctctctctctctctgtatatcctCTAAGGAAACAGATGCAGTAGTAaagttatcatctctctctattCAAACACTTTTCTTATGATTAGATTATTCACTTCTACAGTAATAAAGATTGAGAAATTATTAGGTGAAAATATATCCCTGTTAGCGCATAGTAAAACCAGCTTTTGTTCTTGTGAAGACTTTGAGACCGCTTTTCTTGTTCCACTGCCATTTTGTACGTGccagaaatacgaaaaaaatatgctttttattaatttattttttgtagatGTCTATTCGTAAAGACTTGATACATTGCTTTTAGTTCAGTGAATTGCTGAATATGGCAGTGAAATGCTTAAGATAGTTCGTGTAGATGATCCCAAACAGCCTCGTGAAGTCGGacaggtctgctgctgctggtggtcgtacttcctgtgtgtatgtgttcacTACTCGCGTGATGATCTGCAGCGAGTGTCTTTGATGTAATGCTTTGCGAGCCTCTGAGCCATGAATCAGCGGGAGTCGTTCACATTCCTAGCTGCCGTTCATTCAGCGCACATCTCCTCCCTTGATCTATTTATGCCTAGCTGAGGGACCTTAGT
Encoded here:
- the LOC123507034 gene encoding uncharacterized protein LOC123507034, producing the protein MCVCVCVCVCVCVCVCVCVCAHAPYIHQFFAVTSEYITLDYLIKLRQWPELSQDKTIKTPQYASLYTFFFTLALDKDSREKYPGAGNIMALGQGSRNIGDPCWSHIQCRRSDENSFCASLMCRCKTDFHVIDGKCSRNYWEDLGLQSWQLLVIALITTLFFLAVFVGCIYYVILMAIRRFRKTRPSGEPVPTESFVDKGAAEKQKSVTGKRPPHVKQAEKKHSFKKKTQRLEGTRAQLRSEMNVLREKEEEEGDERNRGTSMVAEERRSTSVVAEERRSTSVVYEERRRGTSVVDEERRRVTSKVVEKRRGASMLVKERRGASMVDEETDDDEVPSTSIRPLTKFILPLYYSNGHGNENRAGNQRHNLRRTDSLGSWSLSSWEMEPLEAGLDWWPTRRQFRRPAHQGEPIRTVRPLLLDGTVSDSEEDE